Genomic window (Cystobacter fuscus DSM 2262):
GCTTCTCGCCGATGACGAGCCCGAGCTTGCAGCGCTGGTGCTCCCGCTCGATGAGCGCCAGGTGCAAGAACCCGATGAGCTCTTCGTCGTCCCTGCGGTGGATGGCGAAGTGGATGATGTCCTCGCTCTGCTTCATCCACCGCTCCAGCGTGCGCCGTGTCTTGTCCTCGGACGAGGGCTCCATGCTGTCGGCGCTGAGCTCCAGGATCTCCCGGTCGTTCTTCCACCGGTGGAGGCGCTCGAGGCTCTGGGGGGTATGGGGCCGCAGCACCACGCGCTGCGATGTCAGGATCGTCATGACGGTCCTCCTCGTGGGCCGATCAACTCGTGGATGCAGCGCATCGCGATCTCCGCGGTATGTCCGTGTTGCGCGTCCGGAGCCAGCTCCGACACGTCGGCGCCCAGCACATGGCAGTGGCGGCGCAGCCACTCCATGACGCTCAGCAGCTCCCGGGGCGTGAAGCCGAAGGGCTCGCGGCAGCACAGGTTGGGAACGAAGGTGGGGTCGAGCACGTCCACGTCGAGGCTCACGTACACGTCACGGCCCCGCAGGAAGGCCAATGCGTCCAGGCTGGCCGAGCGGAGGATGGTGACGTGTGTCTGGGCCTCGTACACCTCGTCATGGGTGGTCCAGGCGCGTGCCCCCACGTTCACCACCTGCTCGAAACGTCCGCTGCGCACCAGCGCGCCAATGAAGTTGCCGTTGTGCAGGGCGGGCTGCTGCCGATCGTCGTGCAGGCCGAGGTCGAGGTGCGCGTCGAGATAGACGTAGGTGGCGCGGCGCTCCCGGCACACCCC
Coding sequences:
- a CDS encoding GNAT family N-acetyltransferase, with the translated sequence MTILTSQRVVLRPHTPQSLERLHRWKNDREILELSADSMEPSSEDKTRRTLERWMKQSEDIIHFAIHRRDDEELIGFLHLALIEREHQRCKLGLVIGEKQYWGQGYGTEAVRCAVDYGFSELGLNRISAEVYATNPRSVRMLERAGFRREGVLHESILKDGAFVDEYPYALLRREWEAARQ
- a CDS encoding arginase family protein, which encodes MDEPDGTLIGFGGAVVRSVEELPEPAGEGAACFFGVDSELCRRFGSSNEGAAVFIRSASARMRPWTRRERPGAIDVGVLRGSASEMMEETLLLGAGLVARGFVPVAVGCDHTVSYAHALGVCRERRATYVYLDAHLDLGLHDDRQQPALHNGNFIGALVRSGRFEQVVNVGARAWTTHDEVYEAQTHVTILRSASLDALAFLRGRDVYVSLDVDVLDPTFVPNLCCREPFGFTPRELLSVMEWLRRHCHVLGADVSELAPDAQHGHTAEIAMRCIHELIGPRGGPS